In the Pygocentrus nattereri isolate fPygNat1 chromosome 19, fPygNat1.pri, whole genome shotgun sequence genome, one interval contains:
- the LOC108414006 gene encoding SLAM family member 9-like, with the protein MAMMVLLFFVLFSLVSITVSSDLFKLIGSSVQLDILNTIPEFEELTWIFNRSTNVLKYYNEAKKSKQYSGYGGRVEFNEETYSLTLKNLQKTDSGLYEAKTASDVVRVVAEYRLSVLDPVEAPVLTHQLSRDTCNITLTCRRHDLSINSSCYEETCEEKEVTSPGGVTLSLSVNGRTVSCNHSNPVSWRTDVLEMRELKRLCADKGSVSPSGGVSVCLLKIVLYSISLTLMLSAVITVHIRERLTKS; encoded by the exons ATGGCGATGatggtgctgctgttttttgttctCTTCAGTTTGGTCTCGATCACAG TGTCCAGTGATTTGTTCAAATTGATTGGCAGTTCTGTGCAACTGGACATACTGAATACTATACCGGAGTTTGAAGAATTAACCTGGATTTTTAACAGATCTACTAATGTTCTAAAATATTATAATGAAGCTAAAAAATCTAAACAGTATTCTGGTTATGGAGGCAGAGTGGAGTTCAATGAGGAAACCTACAGTCTGACACTGAAGAACTTACAGAAGACTGATAGTGGACTGTATGAAGCTAAAACAGCTAGTGATGTGGTCAGAGTTGTTGCTGAGTACAGACTCTCTGTGTTGG ATCCAGTGGAGGCTCCAGTCCTGACTCACCAGCTAAGCAGAGACACCTGTAACATCACTCTCACCTGTAGACGTCATGACCTCTCCATCAACTCCAGCTGCTATGAAGAAACCTGTGAGGAGAAGGAAGTGACATCACCTGGAGGCGTCACCCTTTCCCTGTCTGTCAATGGCCGCACCGTCAGCTGTAACCACAGCAACCCAGTCAGCTGGAGGACGGATGTTTTGGAGATGAGAGAACTGAAACGACTCTGTGCTGATAAAG gttcAGTGTCTCCCTCTGGTggtgtatctgtgtgtttgctgAAGATTGTGCTGTATTCCATCAGTCTGACCCTCATGCTGTCTGCAGTCATCACCGTCCACATCAGAGAAAGACTGACCAaatcataa
- the LOC108414008 gene encoding CD48 antigen-like isoform X3 — protein sequence MTAMAAQMIFVLFSLVSITESSDVFGLVGNSVQMDTQHPVPEFDDLSWLFNRTNTVLKYYPEFKKTKPSTAYEGRVEFNEETYSLTLKNLQKTDSGLYEAKTAGDVVTVVAEYRLSVLDAVEAPVLTHQLNRDTCNITLACRGHDLSVNSSCYNETCEKEEVTSPEGITLSLSVSGSSIICNHSNPVNWKTDVLEMRELKRLCADEESKHEETHDPGSGLTVPIVVGIAVGVVVLVPILLVVFNTIKVHRRRSRSFGFPIRALEFLQTIQEQPAPEEPSVY from the exons ATGACGGCGATGGCGGCGCAGATGATCTTTGTTCTCTTCAGTTTGGTCTCGATCACAG AATCCAGTGACGTGTTCGGACTTGTTGGAAATTCTGTTCAAATGGACACACAGCATCCTGTACCAGAGTTTGATGACTTATCCTGGCTTTTTAACAGAACTAATACTGTTCTAAAATATTATCctgaatttaaaaaaactaaaccgTCTACTGCTTATGAAGGCAGAGTGGAGTTCAATGAGGAAACCTACAGTCTGACACTGAAGAACTTACAGAAGACTGATAGTGGACTGTATGAAGCAAAAACAGCTGGTGATGTGGTCACAGTTGTTGCTGAGTACAGACTCTCTGTGTTAG ATGCAGTAGAGGCTCCAGTCCTGACTCACCAGCTAAACAGAGACACCTGTAACATCACTCTCGCCTGCAGAGGTCATGACCTCTCCGTCAACTCCAGCTGCTATAATGAAACCTGCGAGAAGGAGGAAGTGACATCACCTGAAGGCATCACCCTTTCCCTGTCTGTCAGTGGCAGCTCCATCATCTGTAACCATAGCAACCCAGTCAACTGGAAGACGGATGTTTTGGAGATGAGAGAACTTAAACGACTCTGTGCTGATGAAG AAAGTAAACATGAAGAAACCCATGACCCAGGCTCAGGTTTAACAGTGCCTATCGTGGTTGGCATAGCAGTTGGTGTAGTGGTTCTTGTTCCCATTCTTCTTGTTGTCTTCAACACCATAAAAGTCCACCGGAGGAGATCAAGATCATTTGGATTTCCAATACGTGCCTTGG AATTTCTTCAAACTATTCAGGAGCAGCCAGCACCTGAGGAGCCCAGTGTTTATTAA
- the LOC108414008 gene encoding CD48 antigen-like isoform X1 codes for MTAGIGSSTPRDPEVQKLPHMTAMAAQMIFVLFSLVSITESSDVFGLVGNSVQMDTQHPVPEFDDLSWLFNRTNTVLKYYPEFKKTKPSTAYEGRVEFNEETYSLTLKNLQKTDSGLYEAKTAGDVVTVVAEYRLSVLDAVEAPVLTHQLNRDTCNITLACRGHDLSVNSSCYNETCEKEEVTSPEGITLSLSVSGSSIICNHSNPVNWKTDVLEMRELKRLCADEESKHEETHDPGSGLTVPIVVGIAVGVVVLVPILLVVFNTIKVHRRRSRSFGFPIRALEFLQTIQEQPAPEEPSVY; via the exons ATGACagcagggataggctccagcaccccccgcgacccagaag TCCAGAAACTCCCTCACATGACGGCGATGGCGGCGCAGATGATCTTTGTTCTCTTCAGTTTGGTCTCGATCACAG AATCCAGTGACGTGTTCGGACTTGTTGGAAATTCTGTTCAAATGGACACACAGCATCCTGTACCAGAGTTTGATGACTTATCCTGGCTTTTTAACAGAACTAATACTGTTCTAAAATATTATCctgaatttaaaaaaactaaaccgTCTACTGCTTATGAAGGCAGAGTGGAGTTCAATGAGGAAACCTACAGTCTGACACTGAAGAACTTACAGAAGACTGATAGTGGACTGTATGAAGCAAAAACAGCTGGTGATGTGGTCACAGTTGTTGCTGAGTACAGACTCTCTGTGTTAG ATGCAGTAGAGGCTCCAGTCCTGACTCACCAGCTAAACAGAGACACCTGTAACATCACTCTCGCCTGCAGAGGTCATGACCTCTCCGTCAACTCCAGCTGCTATAATGAAACCTGCGAGAAGGAGGAAGTGACATCACCTGAAGGCATCACCCTTTCCCTGTCTGTCAGTGGCAGCTCCATCATCTGTAACCATAGCAACCCAGTCAACTGGAAGACGGATGTTTTGGAGATGAGAGAACTTAAACGACTCTGTGCTGATGAAG AAAGTAAACATGAAGAAACCCATGACCCAGGCTCAGGTTTAACAGTGCCTATCGTGGTTGGCATAGCAGTTGGTGTAGTGGTTCTTGTTCCCATTCTTCTTGTTGTCTTCAACACCATAAAAGTCCACCGGAGGAGATCAAGATCATTTGGATTTCCAATACGTGCCTTGG AATTTCTTCAAACTATTCAGGAGCAGCCAGCACCTGAGGAGCCCAGTGTTTATTAA
- the LOC108414008 gene encoding CD48 antigen-like isoform X2: MYGEELVQKLPHMTAMAAQMIFVLFSLVSITESSDVFGLVGNSVQMDTQHPVPEFDDLSWLFNRTNTVLKYYPEFKKTKPSTAYEGRVEFNEETYSLTLKNLQKTDSGLYEAKTAGDVVTVVAEYRLSVLDAVEAPVLTHQLNRDTCNITLACRGHDLSVNSSCYNETCEKEEVTSPEGITLSLSVSGSSIICNHSNPVNWKTDVLEMRELKRLCADEESKHEETHDPGSGLTVPIVVGIAVGVVVLVPILLVVFNTIKVHRRRSRSFGFPIRALEFLQTIQEQPAPEEPSVY; this comes from the exons ATGTATGGAGAGGAGCTGG TCCAGAAACTCCCTCACATGACGGCGATGGCGGCGCAGATGATCTTTGTTCTCTTCAGTTTGGTCTCGATCACAG AATCCAGTGACGTGTTCGGACTTGTTGGAAATTCTGTTCAAATGGACACACAGCATCCTGTACCAGAGTTTGATGACTTATCCTGGCTTTTTAACAGAACTAATACTGTTCTAAAATATTATCctgaatttaaaaaaactaaaccgTCTACTGCTTATGAAGGCAGAGTGGAGTTCAATGAGGAAACCTACAGTCTGACACTGAAGAACTTACAGAAGACTGATAGTGGACTGTATGAAGCAAAAACAGCTGGTGATGTGGTCACAGTTGTTGCTGAGTACAGACTCTCTGTGTTAG ATGCAGTAGAGGCTCCAGTCCTGACTCACCAGCTAAACAGAGACACCTGTAACATCACTCTCGCCTGCAGAGGTCATGACCTCTCCGTCAACTCCAGCTGCTATAATGAAACCTGCGAGAAGGAGGAAGTGACATCACCTGAAGGCATCACCCTTTCCCTGTCTGTCAGTGGCAGCTCCATCATCTGTAACCATAGCAACCCAGTCAACTGGAAGACGGATGTTTTGGAGATGAGAGAACTTAAACGACTCTGTGCTGATGAAG AAAGTAAACATGAAGAAACCCATGACCCAGGCTCAGGTTTAACAGTGCCTATCGTGGTTGGCATAGCAGTTGGTGTAGTGGTTCTTGTTCCCATTCTTCTTGTTGTCTTCAACACCATAAAAGTCCACCGGAGGAGATCAAGATCATTTGGATTTCCAATACGTGCCTTGG AATTTCTTCAAACTATTCAGGAGCAGCCAGCACCTGAGGAGCCCAGTGTTTATTAA